The sequence TCGAACTCTCGTTCAACGTCGACTACGTCGGTATGCTCTCTCCACTGTTCTACTTCGCCGGATACTTGGCGGCCCGTGGGGCCGTGCGCACCGCTATGGATGCGCTGAGATTTCTGCGCTCGTTCGTGTTGCCGATCTTCGTGATCGCTCCGCTCGCGATCGGTCAGTCCCTCGGGGTTCCTGCCATCACGAATTTCGTCCTGACGATTGCGCCTGGAGCCGGCGCCCTCCGACGCCTCGAGAATGACGGACTCACCCGAGCGACCGGTCTCGTCGGTCATTGGACGGGATTCGGCGGCTATCTGATCATCGTCGTCGCTGCAGCACTGGCGATCCTCATCATCACCGCCAGACACACACCAAAGGCAGGGAAGGCAACGGAACTGCGGCTTGAGAAGTCCAACTTCCGACCGCTCGCGATCTGGGCCCTCCTCTTCGCCTTCGTCTGCCTGGTAACCACCCTCACCTTCTCGGTAGTGCTTACAGCCGCGGTGACGGTGCTCCTCTGCGCGCGCGCTGCTGGCTTCGGGAGGCAAGTGATCCTGCTCTTCGGCGCGGTCGGAGTCGTCGGCGCGGTCGCCTTCGGCGCGCTCATCGAAGTGCGGCTCAACCAGCAATTCGCCGGACGAGGGGGTACTGCACTTCCCGGACTACCGGAATGGCTGCCGAGCACGCTCAACTATCGACTCCGTATCTGGCTCGAGCAGACCATCCCGATGATTTCGGATCGCCCGATAACCGGATGGGGTAACGGAACCTATGAGGCCGTCTTCGGCGGACGAGAACCCGGAAGGGTCTACCCGGCTCAGTTGAGTTGGCATTCACCGGAGTCGCAATGGTTCGGCACCGCGATGACTTACGGCGTCACCGGACTCGTCGCTCAGGTGATCCTCCTCACCGCAGTGTGCGTTCTCCTCGTGCGAGCCGCCCGACAGGCATCTGTGCGGGCTGCTGCCCTCCCACTCCTTGTGACCTTCGTGTGCGCGGTCGCGACGTCGATTACCGTTCCGCTCTTCACCAACCGCGGCTTCCCGGTCGCCTTCTGGATCCTGGTCGGCGTGGTCGCGGGCTTGCAGGCGGGCGCCCAATCCAAATCTGGGGTGACCACGGCTACGCCCCAATCGGACAGACCGCGACCGATGCGTCCCACGATGGCCACGGTGCCTCGGTCCCTCGAGTAGGTACGACCGCGCTGGGCGGCTCGACCGACGGAATACGTCCTCCCCGGATCAGAACTTCCGGCGGGCTCCACGAAGGTGCATCACCAAAGAAAGGTCGGCACGGAACCTCGGCCACACCAGCGCCGCGATCGCGACCACCGCGGCGAACGCAGTCGTGCTGACGACCAGCTGAATCCACAACTCGCTGTCGGCGAGGACCCTGTACACAGCTGCCGCAGCGCCACCCGCGGCTCCATAGGCGATCGTCGCTCGCAGCCCGTTCAAGAACATCGCGAGCGCCGGAGCTTTCGCTGCGGCACGAATCCACAGGAGCCCGGCCGGCCAGACCAGAGCGGTCGACACGGTGTATCCCCAGGCGACGCCCTCCAGCCCCCAGAACGAGCCGATCACCACGCCGAGGATGATGAATGGCCTGGAGACCAATGCCCAGTACAGCTGAGACTTCGTGAGTCCATGCGCGAGGAAGACCCAGTAGCTCGCGTACGCGGCGGCTTGGAAGATGCCCGAGATGGCGAGGATCTGGAAAATCGGAACCGCACCGCTCCATCCCTCACCGAGAACAATCCGAATCAACGGCTCTGCGAGTGCAGCCCCGAGCGCGAAGCCGGCGGCAACTGGCTGCAACAGGATCGATTGTGCCGTGAGGAGATACTTCTCGAAGCGCGCGCGTTCGTCCTGGAGACGTGCCAAGACCGGCAATGCCACCCGCGTCGCCGGCGCATTGATCTGGTTCAGCGGAAGCACGAGGATCTGAAAAGCGCGGTTGTACAACCCGAGGTCTGTCGCGCCGAGACGCGCACCGATGATCACCGAATCCACGTTCTTACTGGCGTACGTGATAACCTGCGCGACCGCGAGGAACCCCCCGAACCTGAGGAACGCCATCGTGCCGACTCCGCGATAGAAACGTCCGGGGAGCCACCGTGTGACGATCAACAACAGGACGAGCGCCAGCAGAGCGGCGGCGACTTGCTGGACGGCGAGGGCCCAGTACGAGCCACCCCCTATCGCCACGATGACGGCGGCGCCGAGCGCAATGACCTGC is a genomic window of Agromyces protaetiae containing:
- a CDS encoding lipopolysaccharide biosynthesis protein, yielding MTSTDGLGAAASRGAKYTMLGQIGRILVQLVSVVLLSRLLDPSDFGLFAMVIAVIGVGEVFRDFGLTQAAVQARTLSREQQSNLFWLNTGIGLALSVVAFLASWPIAALYDDPRLILLTQAVSIVFLVNGLGTQYRAQLTRELRFFSLAAIELVAQVIALGAAVIVAIGGGSYWALAVQQVAAALLALVLLLIVTRWLPGRFYRGVGTMAFLRFGGFLAVAQVITYASKNVDSVIIGARLGATDLGLYNRAFQILVLPLNQINAPATRVALPVLARLQDERARFEKYLLTAQSILLQPVAAGFALGAALAEPLIRIVLGEGWSGAVPIFQILAISGIFQAAAYASYWVFLAHGLTKSQLYWALVSRPFIILGVVIGSFWGLEGVAWGYTVSTALVWPAGLLWIRAAAKAPALAMFLNGLRATIAYGAAGGAAAAVYRVLADSELWIQLVVSTTAFAAVVAIAALVWPRFRADLSLVMHLRGARRKF
- a CDS encoding O-antigen ligase family protein; amino-acid sequence: MTSNARLLDVAVVRDVHSRRTVWIGLLLGFAAAGSGLASPIAALGVRPWHMFVALAALIALTSIPPRDLLATRVRGVDIATAAFVVVLVIVELVNSVELSFNVDYVGMLSPLFYFAGYLAARGAVRTAMDALRFLRSFVLPIFVIAPLAIGQSLGVPAITNFVLTIAPGAGALRRLENDGLTRATGLVGHWTGFGGYLIIVVAAALAILIITARHTPKAGKATELRLEKSNFRPLAIWALLFAFVCLVTTLTFSVVLTAAVTVLLCARAAGFGRQVILLFGAVGVVGAVAFGALIEVRLNQQFAGRGGTALPGLPEWLPSTLNYRLRIWLEQTIPMISDRPITGWGNGTYEAVFGGREPGRVYPAQLSWHSPESQWFGTAMTYGVTGLVAQVILLTAVCVLLVRAARQASVRAAALPLLVTFVCAVATSITVPLFTNRGFPVAFWILVGVVAGLQAGAQSKSGVTTATPQSDRPRPMRPTMATVPRSLE